The following DNA comes from Thermodesulfobacteriota bacterium.
TTTATAACCATTTTTAACCTCTGAATTAAAAAATTGCCAACATTATCACGGACAAGGATTCGTCTCACCATCAAATATTGGATAAAAAATTGTATTATTATTTGAAATAGTTCCTTCAACCGGGGCCCCTTTAGCCCAGCCAAACACAAATCCCCATTCCCAACTTCCACCATCATTCGTTACAAAACCTACTGAAAGTGGACCAAGTCCTAATGTCGCAATCTCAGTTTTTCCACTCATAGAGCCAGTGTAGAACCCGGCTTCATAACCTATGGAGGCTCCAGCACCTGTTGTAGTTCCTGTCGTTGTGTAACCACCCATTCCAGAACCAGAATCATATGCAATACCACTTCCGGCATTCCCTCCCCAGGGGCCCCATGAAGCAACACCGGTTGTTCCACCCCAAACTGCCCATAATCCCCACGGATCAACTGCATTAACCGGATCATTTAGGACATATCCATAAAGATCGGTATCTCCACCGGCAAACAGAATGGGATCTTTTGCCGTCCATCTTCCGATATCAGGATCATAGTCTCTGTAACCGAATCTGAGA
Coding sequences within:
- a CDS encoding RHS repeat-associated core domain-containing protein — protein: LRFGYRDYDPDIGRWTAKDPILFAGGDTDLYGYVLNDPVNAVDPWGLWAVWGGTTGVASWGPWGGNAGSGIAYDSGSGMGGYTTTGTTTGAGASIGYEAGFYTGSMSGKTEIATLGLGPLSVGFVTNDGGSWEWGFVFGWAKGAPVEGTISNNNTIFYPIFDGETNPCP